Within Streptomyces sp. NBC_00704, the genomic segment CGGAGTCGTCGCCATTCACTTTCGGGTGATGTCTCTCAGGAGCACGGGGGCTGGCGCGGTGTGGGCGCGCTTCGCCCCTCGACCGCTCCCCACCAGGGGAGATCGACCTGCCGTGCCGTCAACTCCGCGCCACGGGAACGTAGATGAGCGATGCAGGCGAGAGTCGCGGTCACGTGCGCGACCGGTAACCTCACGCGCGTTTCACTCCGTTTCCTCGCGCACATCGGCGGAGTGTGTGCGAACGACCCGGCGGCATCCATGTGCCGCGCGGGATCCCACGCGGCGCGAAGGCCGGCTGCGGAGAATGCTCACACCACGAGGGGGACCCTTGTCTGCTTCTGCTTCTGCTTCCGTTTCTGCTTCAGCCCTCGCCCGTCGGCTTGCCGCCGCCGCGCTGGCGTCCGGTGTACTGGTCTCGGCGGCGGCGCTGCCGGCGACCGCGGTCGGCGACGCCCGTCCAGGGCGCCCGAAGGTGCAGATCTCAGCCGTCGTCTACGACTCACCGGGACGCGACGACCACTCCAACCGCTCGCTGAACAAGGAGCGGGTGCAACTGGTCAACCCCACACGCCATGCGGTCAACCTCGACGGCTGGACCCTCGCCGGCGGGGACGGCGCCGCCTACACCTTCCACCACTACCGCCTGGCCGCCCGCACCACGGTCCGCGTCCACACCGGCAAGGGCCGCGACACCCGCGACGACCTCTACCAGAACCGCCGTGACTACGTCTGGGACAACGCCTCCGGCACCGCCACCCTGCGCGACGACCACGGCCGCCTCGTCGACGCCTCCTCCTGGGGCCACGCCCGCCACCGCCACGGCCGCCACTGAGGCCCGCAACGCTTGGTGCACCGGGGCCTGCGGGTGAGTCGGCAGGCAGCTGATCGACGGCACTTCGCGAGGGTGATGTGCGTCACAGTTCTGGAATCGAGGAGGGCCTCTCCTTCAAGGCGGCGTCCCAACTTGCCACCTCTTTCCATTGGTTCGACGGGCCGGGCGGGGGGCTGAGCGGCGTCAGGCTTCGATTCGCCGAGATGCAGCGGCTCGACGGTCCGTATGTCGTGAACCGTCCGCATGTCCATCACCTGCCGTGCGAGGCCCTGCCGCACCCTTCCCGGCTCGCGATCACCACATGTTGAGAGCGCTCTTCCCTTTCGATTCGCCGCATTGGCCGTGCATTTCCGCATGCCGTCCCTGCGAATTGAACTCGACGTTCCGATGCCTGTTACCCATGAGCGTCCTGATGTTTCTGAGACAGCGTCAATGCGCGTTGTCTTCCTGTCATTTGGGCGCAACACTGGTCTTCACACGGAGTCGATTGCCCAATCCTGGTTCCTCACGGGGCGGGCGACGGCCGGGTGTGGAAAGGAGGTGGATTCACATGGGTATGAAGATGACAATGACCACCCGTTGCACGGTCGCCGTGGGCTGGCGGCACGTGCGAGTGGTCATCATCGTCGTCGTCATCGCGATCCTGAGTGTGCTGACTCGGGAACCCGGTGACCCGTCACTGCTCGACGCGCTTCTGCCGCGCGTCTGAGGGCTGCACCGACCCTCTGAACCGGGGCGGTTGCCGGATACCGGCGACCGCCCTTCCTCATGCAGAGGTTAGCGCACTGACGCGGCCCCTTGAAGGGGAATGCCGCTCGTATCCGGTTCCGCGCCTTACAACTATCCGGTAGAACGCACACCACACTGTCGGGAGGATTCGATTCGAACGAGCCGCGCGCTTATGAAGATCCCCTTCTCCTCCTTTCCGCGATGTGTGATCCCCCCCGGAGGGCCGGCTCAGAAGGAGAGGACACGACGAAAGTCCGCCTCGTCGTACTCGCCCGCCGGCGTGACGCGAACCCCTCGCGCCTCCACCCATGCATGAAAGCGGAACGGGTCGTCTGCGGCGCCGATGCACCACACCGCACGCCGTCCGCGGAACGCCAGCACGGCGAGAGTGGCCAGTGACTCCTCCAGGCACGCGGCCCGCCCCGGGTAGTACGCCGCGGCGGTGCGGACAGCGGCCAAGGCGGCCGCCGCCTCCTGCGGCGTGGCTTCTCGCCCGCCCCGTCCTCGAACGCTCCGGTCCAGGACGCGCGCGAGAGCGCGGAACGGGAGCCGGATCAGGAAGAGGGCGACCAGGAGCCCGGCCAGACCGGCGACTGCCGCCGCCAGGTTGCGGCGTCCTCGTGCGTCGCGGTGTCCGAGCGGGGCGGCTGCCATCATTCGCACCGCCGCCTTCGGCGAGCCCTGAGGTGAGGGCTCACCGGGTTCGGTGGACGCGCTCGGCGCCGACGATCGCGCTCGCGGGGGAAGGGGGTCCGGCGCGAGCTGCGGTCTGTCCGCGGTGAGCAGACCGCGGCTGATCAGGTCGTCCGCGAGTCGCCGGGCGTCCGCGCGGATCCGGTCGTGCTGCGGTGCGGGGTAGTGGGCCGTGAGTACGCCGACCCCGGCGTCGAAGTCCTCGCAACGACGCCATTCCCGCCACAGGGTGCGCGCGATGGGGTTCATCGCGAAGCAGTGACCGGAACGCACGTCCAGAAGCACGCTTCCGCCGTGCGGTGCGACGCTCTCGTGCACATGGCCGGGCACGTTCAGTCGGGTCACGTCGGCTCCTTTCCGCCGGCGCGCGACGCCAGCCATATGTCTTCGCCCAGCAGGCGGTTGAGCGCGGGGAAGGGGGCCGAGAGTCCGGCGACCGCACGCTCGAGGGAGGCGATGACCCGTGACGGCTCGATCACGCCCAAGTCGGCCAGCGGTGAAGCGGCGAGTCGCGCGCGGATGTCCTCCGCGGACAGGCGGGCGCCTCTGTAGTTCTCGGCGGAGTAGTCCCCCTTGGTTCTTCTTTGCAGCACGGCCTCGGGCACCAGCCCGGCCAATGCGGCCGCCAGCAGCGGCTTGACGGTGAAGGGGTCCGTCCTGTGCGGCAGGGGCAGGCTCAGGCAGGCGCGGACGACGTCGCCGTCGAGAAAGGGCGCATGGGGCCAGATGCCCAGCGGGCGTGCTCTGTCGACGAGTTGGCGCTGCACCGCGGCCGAGTTGCGCACCTCGTGGAGGACGGCGCGGGAAGCCGGCGTCGTCGCGAGGGCCGGGTCGGAGTCGGCGGACCGGGCGCAGTCGCGTGCGAGTTCGGCCAGTCGGCGGCGCATGCGGGTGGTGAGCCAGGCCGCCTCCGGGCCGGGCGGGGCCCACCAGGCGACCGCGTCCAGCCAGTTCGCTTCGTGCCGCGCCGGTTGTTCCAGCTGGAGGGCCAGGTCTTCGAAGGCTTGAGGCTTCGACGTGCGGGCGAGGCGTAGGGCTCGTAAGACCGTGTGAGCAGGGGAGATCTTGCGCATGCGGGCCAGAGCGCGGCCGTCGCGCACGAGTCGGCGCAGGCCGTCGGCTGCCGGCAGGTCGCCGAGCCAGGAGGGCGGTGCGGTGAGGAGGGCGTCGCCGCCTTCCCCGGTCAGGTGAACGGCGCGGCCGCCGTCCGCGATGTGGTCCAGGCGCAGCCGCAGCCGTGCGCCGATCACCGCTGCCGGGTCGGGCTGGTCCGTCGGCCCTTCGGCGTCCATTCCGCTGTAGGGCAGTGAGGTCCGGCTGCCGCGGGTCACGTGCAGCCGGATGTCCGGGGTCGTCGCGGCGTGGGCGAGGGCGTGTTCGAGGTCGCCGGCCGGGGCTTCGGGATGGTGGTAGACGAAGGCGTCCAGTGGCTGGTGCGAGGCGCGGGCGGCGAGGACGGCCAGTGACGTCGAGTCCAGTCCGCCGCTGAAGTCGGCGGTCACACGGGTGGAACCGGCGGCGCGCAGCGACACGGAGTCGGTCAGTGCCGACCTCAGCCGCTCGGCGGTCTCCGCGAATCCTGCGCCGCCGTGGCCGGAGTCCAGGCATGCGTAGGTGCCGCGGCGGAGGCTGCCCGAGGGGTCGATGCGCAGCACCTGCCCGCCGCCGAGGTGCCGGACGCCGGCCAACGTGGTGTGGCCTTCGGTGAGTTCGGGGACCGTGGGGCACACGATGTGTGCGGCGAGGGTGGTCGGGTCGGCGGTGTCGGCGGTTCCCGCCAGGAGTGCCGCGGTCGTGGCACGTGTGGACAGCACCGTGCGGTCTCCGTGCCGCGCGTAGTAGAGAGGGAACTGTCCCGCCGGGTCGGTGTAGGCGGTGAGCCGTCCCTGGTCGTGCATGACGACGAGCAGATACGCGCCGGGCCACCGCGTCAGCCGTTCCCAGTGGCCGTCCGCCGCTGAGCGCTCCAGGTCCCGCCGCATGGTCGCCGTGTCGGCGAGGCACTGGCCCACGGCGACCAGGCGGGCACGCGCGCACGCAGCGGTACGCAGCTCGCGCGGGTGCCACGGCCCCCACGACCACAAGGGGCCTTCGCCGGGCCACACCCTGACTGCTCCCAGCGCTGCCGTGCCGGGCGGTGGCAGGGGGGAACCGGTGGGCGAGAGAACGCCCGCGATGGCGGGGTCGCGTGGCGCGCGCGGGGCGGGGACGTGCTCCCGGCTCTCCGTCGCGGGGAGGGATGCATCGGGCGTGGACATGACGGCAATCCGCAGGGCTACCAGTAGTACTGGGCGTTGGCGTCCGCATTGCCATTGGGTGAACTGCCGAGCGTCACCTCGCGGATGTGACCGAGGTCGACGAGCACCGGGGATTCGTACTCCGCCAACCGGTACGGTGACGCCACTTCACCGGTCCGCACCGCGTGCTCCGCGCTGACGGATTCCTCGCGCGCCCGTGCGCACCACGATGCAGCGGCAGGTTTGTGGGTCATGGTGTCCGCCTAGGGTCAAGGGCGGGAAACGCCCCGGGAAAGACAAATGCGTGAGTGGCCTGAGTGATTCCACCGTTGGTCGGAGTGTAGCCATCCCCACGCCGCACCACGTGCCGAACTGGACGGCGAGGGCCTGGTCCGTGGCCTGCTGATTTACGCAGGATGCTTGTCCCGGCCGCAGGCTTGGAACGCCTCGGGGGCGGGCGGGCAAGCGCTTCGGATTCCGTTCGACGGGCGGCTGTCGCTTATTCGAAGAGACGTTGGGCGCCTCGGCATGCTTTACCGTCACATTGAAGAGCGCAATGGCGGTTTGACGGGCTTTGAGCATCGCGCGTCGGGACGCACATGCCCGACGAGTGTTTGGCCCGCTCCATAAGACAGCAGACAACAGACCGCAGACAGCAGAAGCGGTGTGCGGCTACGCCGAAGGCGCCGGGTGCTGTGCCGGGGCGCTTCCCGCGTTCTCCTGGCCGCGCAGTCCCAGGACGAGGGCCCCTTGTGATTCGGCCCGGGTGCCGAGTTCGCTCAGCGCGAGAGTGAAGGCACCGCCGTCGGCGACCGCGCCGGGCAACGCGAAGCGGTGCAGGGACTCGTTGCAGCCGTCCAGCAGCAGTCGGGTCTCGGCGAGCTTTCCGCCGACGACGACGAGGTCGGGGTTGAGCATGTTGCACAGCTGGGCGAGCGAATGGCCGAGGCGGCGGCCCGCGTCCTGGATCACCCGCATGCAGACCGCGTCCCGCTCGTCGGCCGCTTTGATGACCTGCTCCAGCGTCTCGGGTCCCGAGGCGCTGTTGCGGGTGTGTGCGGCACGGACCTGGGCGATCAGGGCGTCGGCTCCCATCACCGTCTCCAGGCAGCCTCTCCCGCCGCACTGGCACACCGTTCCGTCCGGATCCACGGTGAGATGGCCGATCTCCCCGGCCATGCCCCGGTGGCCGCGCAGCACGCTGTTGTGCACGATGATGCCGGCGCCGACCCCGGTCGACGCCTTCACGTAGACGACCGTCTCGGCGTTCTCCCGGGTGCCGTACGTCTGTTCCGCGAGGGCGCCGAGGTTGGCGTCGTTGTCGATGACGGCGCGCACGCCCAGCCAGGCGCCCAGGTCGTCGGCCGGGTCGTCGCCCGGCCGCCACGGAGGCAGGACCGGCGGGGTGAACGCGCCGGTGCGCGGATCGATCATTCGCGGGACGGCGATGCCGAGGGACAGCACATCGGCCGGTGCCCGGCCCGTCCCCTCGATGGCTTCCTCGATCATCTCCTTGACCTCGGGCAGCGCCCGGTGCCAGCCCTTGCTGACGCCTTGCGAGCTGACCCGGACGCTCACCTGGTCGAATTCCCTGTCGAGCCTGCGGGCGACCACCGTGGTGTGGTTGAACCCGACGTGGACGCCCACGCCGACGTCGTCGACCGGCACCAGGGAGACCTTTCCGCCGCGGCCTTTCCCTTCCGTCTTGGCGTCGGGCACGAGCCCGGCGGCGGCCAGTTCCCGCACCGCGACCGACACGGTGGCCGGCGAAAGCATCGTGCGCCGCGCGATGTCGACCTGGGTACCCGCTTTGATCGCGACAGCGAGCAGCACCTTTCTGCGGTTGGTGCTCCTCGTCGGGGTGACGGACTCCGGGAGTCGGCCTAAAAGATCACGCAGCTTCCCCACGGACGCCCCCCAGCCGATGTCGGCGCTGCAACTTCGCGGTCCTGAAGGGGAAATAATACCAGCGTGATCTTCGATTCGAACGCGGTCGGGCTTCGAATGACGCACCGATGAAGGAGGGGACGGGGCGTCCACCATACGAACTCGATCAATATCGGATCGTTGAATTGGCCGAAAATAGCGACGATACGTCAAGGAGAAACGCATTCACGCAGCAAGTGGTCGACACCCGAACGGAATCGAGCATCCCCGGGAGTCCGCCCGAGGACGGCGCGAAGCATCCTGGGCGGGGGCGTGCGGTCCGTCGGT encodes:
- a CDS encoding lasso RiPP family leader peptide-containing protein, with the protein product MTHKPAAASWCARAREESVSAEHAVRTGEVASPYRLAEYESPVLVDLGHIREVTLGSSPNGNADANAQYYW
- a CDS encoding albusnodin/ikarugamycin family macrolactam cyclase, whose translation is MSTPDASLPATESREHVPAPRAPRDPAIAGVLSPTGSPLPPPGTAALGAVRVWPGEGPLWSWGPWHPRELRTAACARARLVAVGQCLADTATMRRDLERSAADGHWERLTRWPGAYLLVVMHDQGRLTAYTDPAGQFPLYYARHGDRTVLSTRATTAALLAGTADTADPTTLAAHIVCPTVPELTEGHTTLAGVRHLGGGQVLRIDPSGSLRRGTYACLDSGHGGAGFAETAERLRSALTDSVSLRAAGSTRVTADFSGGLDSTSLAVLAARASHQPLDAFVYHHPEAPAGDLEHALAHAATTPDIRLHVTRGSRTSLPYSGMDAEGPTDQPDPAAVIGARLRLRLDHIADGGRAVHLTGEGGDALLTAPPSWLGDLPAADGLRRLVRDGRALARMRKISPAHTVLRALRLARTSKPQAFEDLALQLEQPARHEANWLDAVAWWAPPGPEAAWLTTRMRRRLAELARDCARSADSDPALATTPASRAVLHEVRNSAAVQRQLVDRARPLGIWPHAPFLDGDVVRACLSLPLPHRTDPFTVKPLLAAALAGLVPEAVLQRRTKGDYSAENYRGARLSAEDIRARLAASPLADLGVIEPSRVIASLERAVAGLSAPFPALNRLLGEDIWLASRAGGKEPT
- a CDS encoding lasso peptide biosynthesis B2 protein, translated to MTRLNVPGHVHESVAPHGGSVLLDVRSGHCFAMNPIARTLWREWRRCEDFDAGVGVLTAHYPAPQHDRIRADARRLADDLISRGLLTADRPQLAPDPLPPRARSSAPSASTEPGEPSPQGSPKAAVRMMAAAPLGHRDARGRRNLAAAVAGLAGLLVALFLIRLPFRALARVLDRSVRGRGGREATPQEAAAALAAVRTAAAYYPGRAACLEESLATLAVLAFRGRRAVWCIGAADDPFRFHAWVEARGVRVTPAGEYDEADFRRVLSF
- a CDS encoding ROK family transcriptional regulator, which translates into the protein MLLAVAIKAGTQVDIARRTMLSPATVSVAVRELAAAGLVPDAKTEGKGRGGKVSLVPVDDVGVGVHVGFNHTTVVARRLDREFDQVSVRVSSQGVSKGWHRALPEVKEMIEEAIEGTGRAPADVLSLGIAVPRMIDPRTGAFTPPVLPPWRPGDDPADDLGAWLGVRAVIDNDANLGALAEQTYGTRENAETVVYVKASTGVGAGIIVHNSVLRGHRGMAGEIGHLTVDPDGTVCQCGGRGCLETVMGADALIAQVRAAHTRNSASGPETLEQVIKAADERDAVCMRVIQDAGRRLGHSLAQLCNMLNPDLVVVGGKLAETRLLLDGCNESLHRFALPGAVADGGAFTLALSELGTRAESQGALVLGLRGQENAGSAPAQHPAPSA
- a CDS encoding lamin tail domain-containing protein; translated protein: MQISAVVYDSPGRDDHSNRSLNKERVQLVNPTRHAVNLDGWTLAGGDGAAYTFHHYRLAARTTVRVHTGKGRDTRDDLYQNRRDYVWDNASGTATLRDDHGRLVDASSWGHARHRHGRH